GTAGCCACCATTTCTCCATTCAAGAATCaaattttctccaattccAGCAGCTCAGTGagttctttctccttttcaaGAAGCCTCCAGGGTGGGCTGGTGATCTTATCTTCAGTTCTAAGCTCTGAATTAGCTAAAGCACTGACATATGAAGAAGCCCTTGAGCAATCAGTGAGTAGCAGTTCATTCTCAGATACTGATCTCAGTGGGGTTCTTGACAGTTTCATCAGCTTCGCATCGGAAAATCCCATCATCCTTGGCGGCGGAGTGGCGGTTTTAGCCGTGCCGCTGGTAGTTTCTCAGCTGCTCAGCAAACCTAAGCCATGGGGGGTGGAGACTGCAAAGAATGCTTATGCAAAATTGGGTGATGATGAGAATACTCAATTGCTTGATATAAGAGAGGTGGCGGAGATAAAGCAAGAGGGAAGCCCGGATATTCGGGGGCTGAAGAAGAAGGCGGTGTCAGTTGTGTACAGAGGTGAAGACAAGCCAGGGTTCTTGAATAAGTTGTCTTTGAAGTTTAAGGAACCGGAGAACACCACATTGTTCATACTGGACAAGTAAGACTCTGTACCTGCTTTCATTCAATTATTATACCTTAGGCTTTAGATCATTTAGAAGTTTCTGAGTGATATTTTCTTGCATAGATTTCCTAGAGGTTGCATTCATAGGTTTCCGGTCCCTATAAATCTACTATTGATCTGCATTGCTTGAAGCATTGGGGATGAGTGGCTTTCTATCAAGCTTAATCATCGAACAGCAGATGAAGCACCGAGGAAGTATAAATAATGTGTCAAAAACCAACTCAAAAGTAGggatgaaataataatatgtgctAAGTTCCCGGTCTCTATATATCTACTATTGATCTGCATTGCTTGAAGCAATAGGGATGAGTGGCTGAAGAAGTATAAAGAATGTGTCGAAAACCAACTCAAAAGTAGGGATGAAATAATAATCTGTACTAAGTTTTTGTTAGTTGGAGTAGGCACACTTCTCTTAAAAAGTAGAGTAACTTTTGGGTCGTTCCATTAGTTATTGCTTGATTTCTTCAAGATCCCGTTAATCTGATCCATATTACATAATGCCAAAATGGATTTgtgggattttattttttagagataTTATATGAAGCAGTATTACTATCAAGAATGGGAATACTTATGGCTCATGTATGGTTGAATATCAGCCAGAAAATACGTCTTTCGTTTGACCTGGAAACTTGTGGacaaatgagaaaatttataCTAAACGTGAATACATGATGAAACATGTGTTGCCATTCATGTTGCGGACATTATAGAGTTAAGCTGGGCAGTCATGAAATGGCCTATCTGTAAAACTTGTCCTAGTAAAATCTCCTTGGTGAATCTATCAAAGCTCAGTATCTTATGTTTCTGAATTGTGATGAAGCCAGATTCGATGGAAACTCTGAACTTGTTGCAGAGCTAGTAACAGCAAATGGCTTCAAAGCTGCATACGCAATCAAAGATGGTGTGGAAGGACCCAGAGGATGGAAGGTTACTGCcgccttttattttcttttattcattgACAAGCAATTCTTCTGTAATTTGAGTTTACtgaatttttgtttggaacttaaaaatggatgaaaaacttGTGCAGAGCAGTGGCCTTCCTTGGCTACTTCCAAAGAAGGGGTTGAGCCTCGACCTCAGTAATTTGACGGATGCTCTTGGGGTAAACATCTCTGCCTGTATCACTTGCCtgctgaaaaaaaatattaaaacttacCTCTTCCTAATAGGTTTAATCTTTAAAATGAACTGCTAAATATAACCAGAATAAACGGGAGATAATGATTTTGTCGTCATCTTTGAGCTGGATTTGCAGGAGGTTTCTGATGCTGTGCCTCTGACCCtcgctgctgctgctgctgccgGTCTTGGACTGTTGGCTTTCACAGAGGTCAGCCATCCCAGGATTTAAAAGATGTTGGGACTATTACAGGATTTTGGATTTCCTAATGTTTGTACGTTATTTTTCAGGTAGAAACAATTCTCCAGGTTTTAGGTTCAGCTGCTATTGTTCAGTTCGTAAGCAAGAAACTCCTGTTTGCAGAGGTTTGTTATTTCTCTTCTGTTTCCTGTTActgttttcctttttgaaCCTTGTTATCAAGATCCTTAAACAAGATTTCCCATCATTTTCCTTCACAGGATAGAAAGCAAACTATAAAACAAGTCGAAGAGCTCTTGAACACAAAAGTTGCACCAAAAGAGCTTGTTGGTGATATACAGGTATCAGTATTTGATCAGAAACTCAATTCTTGATACTGAAAGCCCCTCATATCACAGTTCagttgttgaaatttttgtccATGCAACTCATATCCTTTTGCTCTGACGTCattccttttgtttcttgaattgAGATCAGCAAATTGGAAAGGCTCTTCTACCTGCGCCTGTAACTAGCAAGGCCCTACCCGCCCCAGTAGAGGCAAGCCCTGCTCCTGCTGATAGTCCTGTCGAGAAATCTGGGCCTACTCCTGAGGTGAACAGCGTTCCAGCGAAAGTTGAAGCTGCACCACCGCCAACTCCAGAAGTCAATTCTGTCCCCAAAGCAGAAGTTCAAGAAGAGTCTCTTCCTGGACTTTCAAGGCCGCTTTCACCATATCCTAATGTAAATTCTTCCGTAAACCCTCTGCTAATGCTTTCATATCACCCGGTTTTACATTTCGCATGCATGCTCAGTACAGATTCATTAGAGTACGTTGTCTATACCTGGATTTTGATGCTTATGGCCTTTCCGCTTTTCATCATGGTCACTTTCTTGTGCATTCAATTCTACATACACCAACTGCAtattttacatgaaaaaattCTCGACAACTGGATGGTTAGggcgaaaaatataatgtaacaCGCAATTACAGAGAATGTTAATGCAATTTTGCAAGACCGAGTGTTTCTCGTCTTTCTTTGGTAACATGCTTGAATTTGAAGAGGCATATCTGTATCTGTAATTCTCTCCGACAAGAGAAAGGATCACATTCAGTCATCTAAcggattttcttctttttccccctTCTGTCCTTATCACAGTATCCCGATTACAAGCCTCCAGCATCACCCACGCCTTCATCGCCATAGTGTTTCTGCAATCAGGTAAGCGAGTCCAGCTTGCTCCGGAGTAGCACGATCACTTGTCGATTTCTCACAACATATGTTCCTCTTGCAAGAGGTTTTTGAGCCTACATAAGTATATGCAAGAAATGTATCATTATGGTCTTCTTGTCTAGATGGTTCTTAGTTTAATACTTTTGTAGTTTCCATTATCTAATTCTTTGTATGTGAGTTTGCGACCTCTGAACACAAGAAACTACTGCAGTAGCAGCCTTGCCTGAATTTGGTTTTAAGGAAGTTAAGCAGTTGCCTGAATGTAAGATGAGAATGTAATGGTGCAGGCTAATGAAGTTTAGATATCAATGTTTGTTTCACTTTCCTAcaattaaaagtattattgCTTTACTTATATTGTAAGGGAGCAGTACTCCTGAGCGGCCCCGTTATGGGTGGTAAGATAAAtcgaaattaaatatatgattaaaataaaaatgggaTTGACTATAATCAATTTATGTTGGTTGATTTTAGTGGTTAGGCTAACAAATAGCTTATTCCACCTAAATTGATGGGATGAATTAAGTACGAGGGTGTTTGGTTAAGCTTATAAGttattcaaaatatcttataagatgtttgagagtttataaattttaaatattcctTTAAAAGAGCTataagatttcaaaataagatgtCTTAAATCTTACAagctttttaagaaaaagttgacgtttctaattttttttgtaagttcttataagttatataacattaagatgtaataaaacaaaaatatcttcGTTCGTACACTTTCACCTTTCTCtcctacacacacactctcctcactctctctcacacacatataaactatttaatttttctgatattcgaataagaaaaaaatacttgattatttaataataaattatacgactagaaataattattgtattaataaagaaaatatcaattatatatctgTATTAGTATTCGACTagcatgaatatattatttttattcaaaaatttatgtaataattcattaattttttgttattataaaaagattatttattatatttttatttgaaattaaactaatatgtacttataaaagtgtttaaaaaacttttaaaataaaatacgtcaagaaataataaattatttgatttctaATGGTATGATGTCCAGTTTAgtcattttatcaattaaaaactttattatGTGCAACAccctaacattttataagatgttttcacatcttataagttttaatattttattttatccaaatactttaggagtttattttgaaaataagatccaacatcttataagttctaaaacatctgttttataaaaatttgggCAAACGCCCTCTAATTGGAATAGTGCTTCGACCCGAGTGTGATTCTAGTCGAGTTGAACACATTATTGTTCAAgcttgtttgaattattatctagcttcaaaaattatgtttggatCTGCTTTGATTATTATCTTGTTGAGCTCAAACGagctttaattggattaaactCGAGTTGAGCTcgagtaatttgatatttttaaatactttttactatttatgCACTAATCGAATCGAGCTCGAGTCAAGCTCAAAAgtttatcaaacaaaaattttgttcaaatttggtttgttaaattttataaatcgAGTTGAAACGagtttttatatatcatttacaATCAAATATCGAatagtttgattatttttatatttttgcgattttaacagaaaatatcaaaatatattctcaCAAAAATAATGTCTATTCAAATGAAAGTCATatgagaaatataatatttgccTTCTTAAATATACGAATacgaaacaaattaataaattagaaagcaataaatttatatattgcaagaaaaattagagttttaagggaaaaatatatttttagccTATGAGTTAAGAgtggtaattttgattttattcaattaaaatttatattttgatcctataatttaaaaaattgtggcaaATTTAATCTTGCAGCATAAAATTCCACTCATCAAGATATTTCAATACCTAAATTGGGTTTTTGATGAtcacatgaaaatttaatatatttttttttctagaaaatgactgggaaaagaaaaattataacttgaAAAAGCTTGTCATATCAACAGGTggtaattttttgttacttatactaattataaagagataattacaccccctcccctgaggtttggtgtaattacacgtaaactctctgtagtttggaaaattacatttagcacacctaaaatttgctttcgtctaacaaataaatctctctgttagtcaaaattcaccaaatttactaatattaatcaAAGCAACtgaatacaaatttatatttaccctcgattgccttattactgacttattgcaggtcaaataatttttttctgattaatctatccttataacggtgaaaatatattccCTCTCATACGTTAATGCATGGAGAAGAATGAGAGTTATTTgagcataaaaatatttatttgacctgcaataaattagtaataagtcaatcggaggtaaacatagatttttttttattaatatcaataaattctgtgaattttgactaacggagggATTTATATATTAGACAGAAATAAACTTTAGGAACGCTTACAGGggatctacgtgtaattatacaagcGAGGAGTGTAGTTATCCCAATTATAAAACCAAAGGCTCTTTGGTGTCTAAAAAGAAAGTTATTTATGAATCTTTACAAAAAGACGTCCTTTGTCGTTACATTATTCACTCACCGTTTCGTTTCtacaaatgaattatttaatttgtagaggttaaaaatggaaagttaatatattttggtagTTCTCGTACCAAAATTCCAAACTATCAAAAATACAACCTCCCATTATGattctcccccccccccccccccccccccccttctcttttctctctgtATATATCTGTCCTTTTTTTTACAATCAAACCACTTTCGctagtgtgtatatatatatatacatatattgattagggaaattacataattacagaaataccCCCTATTTTTAGAACTCTACATGTACCCTATGACTGCGCAGGTGGGACCCAGTGCATAGAGACAGCAGCGGCAGTAGCAGGTTTATACAGGGGATGACGTGGCCCGCTTTCATTGGAGCCCCGTGTCGCACATATAGAGGGTACCGTACAAGTATAAATAGcctcatttatgattattaaaatacgTTTTCACCACTTACTTTTACCGCCATATTTGTGTTCTCATTCGATCTCATTATCTTATTTTCGACCCCaccttttctaacttaagcatcagagGGCCATCGCTGAGGGCTTCTCGGCTAGTCTTACGTTTGCTGTGTTCTCAGAATCCACTTCAGGTAACTTAAAAGAAGGATTCAGCGATCTCAACCCAGCGATCCGATCTAGCGACCCGATCCGaaaaatcctaattttgaGCGACCTACATCATATATAGCGCATAAGAGGATATGATGATGCTCGTATCCAAGTGGTATAGaattaactttataaataaataaaaacacatagttcttttgaaaatgtatttatgtttatataatatataattttttttaacaaaattatagtAGTAAGATCATCGTTACCAAAAGTGGCGTGCGAATGTTTGAGAATGCAACTATATACAAGCAAgtcaaatttgtaatattattataatacttttatatatttaatttttctttcaatgtaaataaaagaaaattgtgtataattttgttattaatgtttatatttctggttttgtaaatatttagatttatgtATCTCGAATCACATATTTATTTGGATGacatatgtacatatatttgatctctttttttattttagaaaaaattgcataaaactcCTCTATGTTATGAAAATCTAGCTGAAACCCcctctattttttgaaatcttgCATACACTCCTCTTGCCATTTGTTTTACTTATAagcattaattttgtttgaaattgtCAGTATACCCTTATGTAATAcgaattattgttatttagtGACTGTTGGATTTTCTATGATTGCATTAGAACCGTAGGATTTGATCAACTTTCAATAGTTATTGATCttcaataaatgaaaatgaacgATCTCGATTgtatgtattttgaaaaaaaaatagtttacacttatatatacatatatatatatatatatgtatatgtatatgtataacCATAGAAGCTGGTGGAGGGCCATTGCTCCACCTCCATCGATCGTCGCCCTGTTTGGGCGACGACGTAGAGGCAGCATGCATCATCGCCTAGGGCTTGCCGCCCAAATGCGAGCAGCGACATCTTGCCCAGATCTAGACAGCTGATGATGCTCGTCTCTGTCGCACTTCTCAGTTAAAGTGCGACTTTAAATGTTGAGCGTTTGATTAAAAGGGAGAATAGGAGTCGTTCGATCGAGAGCATTGGTGAAATTGGGGATAATTAAAAGCCCCAAGtgattttactaaaaatttatttgacttacaaTAGATCATAAATTGGATAAAAGGGATTAAATATAgatttacatttaatttgttttccgAATATCTATGAATTTGGTAGATGTTAACTAATAGAGAGGTTTATTTGttcaatagaaataaatattaagggtatttgatataattttttatattataaaggtttatatgtaattacatcaatttttttttaaaaaaaaagcagtgtatttatccctaaaaaatattggattgTGAAAAAAAgccataaaagaaaaaaaaaccgaATTTTGCATTATTTGGGGCaacacaattattatttagtactTTTTAGcaagactaaaaaaatatgggaAGGGCAATATGGGAATTGAAGAATGCAAGGGCAGGAAAGAGATTTGAGGCTAATTTGATCTGGCAATAGCTATTCTGCTCTGTTATTATCAGCAGCAgcccaaaaattgaaaactaaaaTGGAGCGGGAAGGACATTTTCCATAGGAGCTGAGAATTCAGTACCAAAAACTTGACGATTCATGGCAAGAAGCAAACAAACTGCCCGGAAAAGCAGTCGCTCTAGACCCTCCGGTGAGCCTCTGTCTACCACAAGCAGCTTCCTCtcacaatttcttttaattctttttctgaattttcagaaccctaacttcatttttttggatttgttttcattcttcattttgtgtgtgtgtgtgaaattCAGTTGCAGAGGCTGGTCCTTCCACTTCAACTCCTCAGGTATCGTGAcgttctttaatttaattacttaagCATGGCTTTTTATGCTTAAATATAGGTAATTTCTAGTGCTTTTTTTCATATGAGGTTTCAATTTCTTTAGCAGCCATCTCCAAGAAGAAGCCCTCGCACTGCTCCAGCATGTgagtttccatttttattttgtttctttttcgaTTCTTTGGGTGTGTTTTTGAGTAGTGTCGCTAGTGAGTTATAGTATACTTTAATGAAGTTCAATCAATTGGATGTGGGGTGACATTGATTTATTCAGCTAGGAAAGATGGGCAAGCCCAGAAAAAGAGGCGTAACAGGCAAGGGACGGTGGCTTTACGTGAGATTCGAAAGTATCAGAAGTCTTGCAACCNNNNNNNNNNATTAGAACTGTAATATCTTACACCCATGCATGCACTTCAATAGAGTTTGTTGATCTCATGTTTATTGATTTGTGAGTGGATGGTCACTAGTCATTGGAATTCATGTGTAAGTGCTGATTTAGGGTTTGAAATGTTATCATATTTGTGTTTTAGCGACAAATCAATTGGAAAGTTTTGTGAAGTGCTCAATGCATATGCTTTCATCTTTGAATTTCGATGTTGGTGTTTTTGGGTTTTTGTCTTTGGAAAATGGTAACCATTTTTGGATCATTCAGGGTCAAAGTCACTGAAAGGTGAGTAACCAATCTCTGGGCTATGTAGTGTAGTTCATCAACTAGTTGAGAAGCGCAATCTCCTGCATTTGCTAATTACTTCTCCaggaaatttgaaaattatatccTCTAATGTATGACAGGTGAGAGAGATTTCCTTCCAGTACTCACCGAGCATAGCACGGTGGCAAGCAGAAGCCTTGGTGGCCCTTCAGGAGGTATTACAGCTATTAAAAGATCTCACTTGTTTGTAAAGAATGAGTGAGCATAATCATCATTTCTTGCTACTTGTTTCAAGAGATTCTAGTTTGAGCTCTTTTAACatatgtttttgcattttagaTGCAAAAAAATAGCATGCTTTTGACAGGTCAAGTgtttcttttgatttctttttgcaTAAAATGTTCTAGATGCCAACAAATCTTTCTATATTTGCCTCTTGATTCGAATGAGGTAACCAGGTTTTCCGGGACCCATTTCCATAAAGAATTATCACTTTCTTGCATCTCTACTTTCTCCAGTTCTTCGGTGCAATAGATTTTGTTCTCATGTACCAACTCAGATgtgcaattattttattgcttGATCCTTAAAATACATTCTTTTCAAAAGAAGTGATTACAAGGATCtggatattttgaaaattcatattggaTCTCTGTATATTTATCAGATATTTTAGGTCACTCGAATTTCTTGTCACATGAACAAAGTATTTCAAGTCAAAGACATGCTTTTTACGCCTTCAGTTCTTCTGAATCTCATCATGGGTACCAAGTTATATCTTTTCCCTTGCTGTCCTAGGCTGCTGAGGATTATATAGTTCAGTTGTTTGAAGAGGCAATGATGTGTGCCATTCATGCAAAGCGCGTAACACTGAGTAAGTTCGACTCTGTTTATCCGAATATTTTGACACGTTTAGTCAGCCTAGTTTATTTATTCACCTTTATGCATAAATGTGAAAGGATGCTCATAATCTACTTTTCGGTTGTTCCATAAAACCTTGTAGTTTCAGTTTTGTCATTTCATGAGAGGCAGTAAATCTTGAGAGATGCATGATACTCTGTCAACTCTGGTCTTAATCATGTCTTAATCTTCAAAAACTATACCAGTATGCCTGGGCCCTGAACTAGTTATGTGATCTGCCAGTACTGTTCTAGTACTTCATGCTTACTTGGGGATAAACATGATTGGGATTGCTAAGAGTTCCTTTCAGTCAAGTTGAAACATCCAAGGGGTTATGGGTCTAGGCACTTGATTAATCTGGATTCTCTTCTACTTATCGTTGTTCCATCAATTTACTATGTAGCATGCAATTAACTTGTTATTAATATCTTCATCATTCTTGACTTTGTATTCCTAATTCTTGAAATGTTATTTATTCTTGCTTCCCAGTGAAAAAGGATTTTGAGCTGGCCCGACGTATTGGAGGTAAAGGGCGACCTTGGTGAGAGCATTGCACAACATGCAAGATGGCCGTTGCCACCACCTAGTTGACTAACTTATCCTTTTGGTAAATAGCAAGAACCAACATAAATGTACAAGTTCATTGAAGCATTATGAAATTCTCGAACAATTATTCTAGTTGTTGAAGGGTGGGTGTGCTCATCAGTTATGTGACGGTCCAAAATGTACTTTCCTTCTGGAGGTTAGATACTCACCCAAAACTATGTTTCCAGCTAATTCTTCTGATAGGTAGATCTACATTATTTTCTGACATCCTTGCTGTACTTCAAACTTCAAGCCACCAAAGTTCCTCGATTATATTTAGTCTGTACTTATCCTGTCAAAATTCTGTTTTCTTGCTGAAGTTATTGTTTAATGCACCTATTAACTACATCAAAGCTTTTAGATCCCATGGCTGAGGAAGAGGATGTTTCTTCAATGATCTTAAGACCATAATGGTTCGGGGGTGTGAATCTTTGGATTGTTTGGTTTTTGTTCAAGAACTGCAGGTGGTTCCAACGTGCAGCTTGCCCCATACTTAACCGCATAGGGTGAGTTTGGGTCTAATTGGTTGAGTGGCATCACTCTCCCTCTAGAAGGAGAGGGTCATGGTTCATACACAGATTGTCTCAAACCCCCACCATTATTGTACTAAAAAAACgccgttacaaaatttttagaagGTACATTGCACAAAACCAATCTAAATTGCTTATCTGCATATTCATGATTGGTCCCTATGGCTTAGCTTGTCGTTTTTATTGTAAATCTCTTCGTATCTATTTCGTTGTCTCAGTTTGTCAACGCAAAATCTCACACTTTTTTCACCTTTGCAAATCATGAAACGGGATTCTGGAAATGTATCAGCAAAAGCAAAAACAGTCGACTAACGTAGCCATCCACCTTTCAAACGTTGCTATAAGTCTAAAGTCAGAGGCCATTTCTGCTTCTATCCATCTGAATGTCCAAACCATCAGTCACCTCAGATCAAAAACCTGTGTCTGATTTTGTCTTTGGTAGCAGTAAAAACATAATCATTCGTAGTTTATAAGGTAGGCTGATTAGATAATCCGACAAGTCTTcacaatttgattttatttttttgtcctgtCTTCGTCCAATCATAAATCATACATTGTTGGATTAAAGGATATGCTTGATGTCTCTTTCCACAGCCCccattttgtttattatatatatatatatatatatatatccatgaCTAggatacatatacatatatatatatatatatatatcaagaatacctgttattttcataacatattaatttgatCCTTCATTATTATTTGCTTTAATATCTCCATATTACTATTACtatatgggtaaattacagctacCCCTATAAGATTTagtcaaattataaatatctcttttTATTTGCAAAAGTACAAATACTCTtccaaattgaaataattatttagttcTTAGATGATGAGGTAAAAATTGCTATCTTACtcttagttatttttttttaaaaaaatatatatgaaacatgtaaaagaaaaatgtgaaggtggataaaataaataatctatcGAGATTATTagatcatgaaaatatttaatagaattccagaaagtatataaaaatttaattcatatccAAAAGGGCATTTGgacaatttatcataaaaattgagtacaagaattataacatacatatatatatatgaagtagAGACAAAGTAAACACACTAAAAGTGTCATTTAGTGTAGCTGTGGTCACAATCCGATGAATTGATTGAATTGTGTTGAAATCAaatgtttggtttaatttcagtttggtatttggttttattttaattttgattgcaAGTAAACTGAACCAAATAGAATgccaacttatttttttttttttaataaatacacacacacacacacacatatatatatatatataatagtttaaAGTATTGAAAAGTGTTAATACATCAATCTATTAAAATGCTCTACAAATCTattcatttcaaataactGCAAGTGGGTATTTTTAgccatgatttttttttttgttcttttctagTTATGTTATGAATTTGCAATATGGTTCCAATAAGCTCCcctattgaaaattttatcatactaaataatttttttttaattatttatttttcaattcgaTATATATTTGGTACTTATACCAAATTTTCAGTTGGATTGGGTAGCATGGAATGCACATCCTTATAAAGTGGTAGGTTTCCTGCAGCTCTTAGTAGTCCATGTGATTCCTAGATTGGGATATTGGTGGGCAACTATTAGTCAAAGCTTGCAATTTGTTTGGTAGGACCAGCAGTTCCATTTTTCTCcattattacaagaaaatattcctATTTctatgtatttaatattatttatgatgtCTTCTTATATATATCCACTTTCAACAATCAAATGTTTGCTATTTACAGCATAAAACAATTCCTCAACTTCAAGAACCCCTTTTGGTACTCTTTCCTTATCACCTGACTTTGATCACTATGGATAAGTTGAGGCAAAAGCTTCCCAAGATTCAAGATTGTTGCTTGTCTGAAGGTGAGTTGCCCTCTTTCTATCTATGTCTCTATTCTCTTGTTTGAAGCTAATTTGTCATCATTTCTCTGTATTCTGGATGCATGTTTTGGTGCAGAGGTGAGCAGTATTGAATGGGAATTCATAGACATGACTGAGCAAGAAGAAGACATCATTAACAGAATGCACAAACTTGTCGGAGACAAGTAAGAATCCGTCTCTATTTTTAAGAATGTCTTGGGACAACATATGTACAATGGATTGATGTCTTCATAGGTTGCTAATGCAATGTCAGAAACAATACTTCTCCTCTGGTGGGATGTGACTGACGGTAACCGTTTGTGGTCCTTCAGGTGGGCACTGATAGCTGGGAGAGTTCCGGGCAGAAAAGCGGAGGAGATTGAGAGATTCTGGTTGATGAAAAATAGCAACGATTTTAAGaacaaaagagagaagaaaaggagaCAGAATTGTTGAGCTTATGATCACTTTGTATGTTTTGGGTTGTTTTATCCATTGTTAGATTAGTGATGGTGGC
The nucleotide sequence above comes from Sesamum indicum cultivar Zhongzhi No. 13 linkage group LG11, S_indicum_v1.0, whole genome shotgun sequence. Encoded proteins:
- the LOC105173140 gene encoding MYB-like transcription factor ETC3, giving the protein MDKLRQKLPKIQDCCLSEEVSSIEWEFIDMTEQEEDIINRMHKLVGDKWALIAGRVPGRKAEEIERFWLMKNSNDFKNKREKKRRQNC
- the LOC105173094 gene encoding LOW QUALITY PROTEIN: histone H3-like centromeric protein HTR12 (The sequence of the model RefSeq protein was modified relative to this genomic sequence to represent the inferred CDS: substituted 1 base at 1 genomic stop codon) codes for the protein MARSKQTARKSSRSRPSVAEAGPSTSTPQQPSPRRSPRTAPASRKDGQAQKKRRNRQGTVALREIRKYQKSWHLLITSPGNLKIISSNVXQVREISFQYSPSIARWQAEALVALQEAAEDYIVQLFEEAMMCAIHAKRVTLMKKDFELARRIGGKGRPW